The nucleotide sequence GGGGACCGTGAAGGGGCAGCGTTTTAGCTTCACTTGTTGCCGTCACTTGTTTCCGTCACTCTCCGCAAGCGCCGCCAGCAGGTCCTCCTCGGAGATGTCGCCGCGCCGCAATACCTTTATCCTCCCCTCCCCCACCTCCGCCACCGTTGACGGTTTCCCGGTGCCGGGCCCACCGCCCTCCACCACCAGGTCCACCCGCTGCAGGAGGGACGCGTCGATCTCCTCCCCCGCCCCCGGCGCCTTGCCTCCCGAGGGATTGGCGCTGGTGACGGCGAGGGGCCCCACGAGCGAGAGGACCTCCAGCAAGAAGGGGTGGTCCGGGACCCGTATCCCCAGGGTCCGGGAGCCCGGGGCCACCAGATCACGCCAGGGAAGAGCCACGGCCTCCACCACGACGGTCAGGGCTCCAGGCCAGAAGGATGCGAGCCGCCGCACGCTCTCCCTCTCGCGGGGGACGGCCAGCGCCACGGCTTCCTCCACGGATGCCGCCATCACCACCAGGGGCTTGGCGGCGTCCCTTCCCTTGGCGGCGTAGACGCGCTTTACGGCGCGCGGCACGTGCACGGAGGCGGCCACGCCGTACACGGTATCAGTGGGCACTATCACCACCGCCCCGCCAGACAGGGCCTCCGCGCAGGCCTCCGCCACGGCGGACTCCCTCCCCTCCTCCAGGCGCAATATCTCGGGCATAATGTTATTGTAGACCATCGCGAATCGCGGGCCAGCGGGCGGCGCGGCCACGCGGGCGCCCCTTGCGCTTCCTAATGTAAGCGGCAAAGGCTGACGATAAATATCATCCAGAGGGAAGGTCATCAACGGGAACGGCCCGCGACCACGCCGGAAGAGACGACCGCGAGCTACATCAGGGCGAGGACGGGCGACCGGGCGTGAAATCCGGCTACAGGAACGGAAGGGTCATGGCGGAGGAGGAGAGGACCGACCGGCCGGGGGCCCCCACCGGGGGAGAGGCGGGAGAGGAGCTGGCCCGCAGGGCGGTGGAACTGCTCATCGCCCTCAACGCCGCCATGACCAACATCCACATGTACCCTCCCACCAGCGACATGATCGCGGCCTCCGTTGATAACGCCTACTCCCGCATGGAACCCCTGCTGGCGGAGACGGGGAAACTCACCCTGGGCGAGGCCGACAACCTCCTCCTGGTGAACGGGGAACGCCTGCACGACCGTGACCAGGCACGCCCTCCCGTCCTTTCCTTCCTGGACAGCCTGCGCCGCCGCGACGTATACAGCATGACCTTCAGCAGCGGCATGGGGCGGGAGGAGTTCCTCTCCTTCCTCTACGTCATGGCCAGGGACCCCGAGGACCTGCGCCAGCACGGCGGGCTCGCGGAGGAGGTGCAGCGCGCCGGTTGTTCCCATATCCTGGTAAACGAGCGGCGTTTCGTT is from Actinomycetota bacterium and encodes:
- a CDS encoding threonylcarbamoyl-AMP synthase; translation: MPEILRLEEGRESAVAEACAEALSGGAVVIVPTDTVYGVAASVHVPRAVKRVYAAKGRDAAKPLVVMAASVEEAVALAVPRERESVRRLASFWPGALTVVVEAVALPWRDLVAPGSRTLGIRVPDHPFLLEVLSLVGPLAVTSANPSGGKAPGAGEEIDASLLQRVDLVVEGGGPGTGKPSTVAEVGEGRIKVLRRGDISEEDLLAALAESDGNK